One genomic region from Lates calcarifer isolate ASB-BC8 linkage group LG10, TLL_Latcal_v3, whole genome shotgun sequence encodes:
- the tjp1b gene encoding tight junction protein ZO-1 isoform X1 — protein MITCAFLWVGFLVAVDSTMVNYQKYITVMQLALGVTASNKEHCLPPRKRMWHTKREGAEGRHEVPHNAIHPSPTAGSITAASSVSTIQGKPSLRRIKGRIHRSKSLDSIDLLDSNCAAMEETVIWEQHTVTLHRAPGFGFGIAISGGRDNPHFQSGETSIVISDVLKGGPAEGLLQENDRVVMVNAVSMDNVEHAYAVQQLRKSGKIAKITIRRKRKVHVPMGRLGERETMSEHDEEEDSYDEEIYETRSGRSGAYSGVGGAVGRRSGRSSGRRDRERERSGSRERSLSPRSDRRSHNLPPRPAKVTLVKSRKNEAEYGLRLASHIFVKDISPESLAARDGNIQEGDVVLKINGTVTENLSLIDAKKLIERSKGKLKMVVQRDERATLLNIPDLDDSIPSANASDRDDISDIHSLASDHSNRSHDRHRSSRSRSPDRRSEPSDHSRHSPPQISNSSHRSRDDERLSKPASTPAKLAEEVPLPKPKESTIAREEKQLPPLPEPKPVYAQPGQPDVDLPVSPSDAPVPSAAHDDSILRPSMKLVKFKKGESVGLRLAGGNDVGIFVAGVLEDSPAAKEGLEEGDQILRVNNVDFANIIREEAVLFLLDLPKGEEVTILAQKKKDVYRRIVESDVGDSFYIRTHFEYEKESPYGLSFNKGEVFRVVDTLYNGKLGSWLAIRIGKNHQEVERGIIPNKNRAEQLSSVQYTLPKTAGGDRADFWRFRGLRSSKRNLRKSREDLSSQPVQTKFPAYERVVLREAGFLRPVVIFGPIADVAREKLSREEPDLFELAKSEPRDAGTDQRSSGIIRLHTIKQIIDRDKHAVLDITPNAVDRLNYAQWYPIVVFLNPDNKQGVKNMRTRLCPESRKSARKLYERAIKLRKNNHHLFTTTINLNNMNDGWYGALKETIQQQQNQLVWVSEGKADGTTEDDLDIHDDRLSYLSAPGSEYSMYSTDSRHTSDYEDTDTEGGAYTDQELDETLNDEVGLPTEPAITRSSEPVREDPPVIQDTPGYPGYQHPVQPDPASRIDPAGFKMAAPQQQDEAALPMPSLPPTVVAPPAVEQPVQLEGMHLEEPPAAAAAPQADSLSSPSPAPELIQPPPPPHEPHPSGPSGPEPKMYKKDLYNMEDPVRINHGLKQSMGYSHQPPYQDKQPYREYDHPPYGYDGGGYAEPKPHNTDSHLHYDNRVPHYNEQWPPYDQQTSSSQPTGYQTGHQQPMGYNPRSSYEDGPGRDYSPPQPRYDEASPVGYDGRPRHSKPGPIRYDEPPPPPPAGYDARSPYEAEPHGFPINSPRSPEPPKQYYGDSGLRPTYIPGPPNRGYKPGIHDPMINSESTIPPPKPETLPSPGEPAITPGSKPLPPPPREDPDEDPAMKPQSVLNRVKMFENKRSVSMDRAKEGGESSVLRPADVPKPVSAPGPVLKANSLSNLEQEKSTYRAPEPQKPHTKPLDDVVRSNHYDPDEDEEYYRKQLSYFDRRSFDSKAMGQPAPGVNRFHDLPKPAQLSYPYNRVESVEKVSPVEKRYEPLPQISPSSQYGPPASTIPPNTLPKLSPNDANSIPEPLTSPNPKPELAALRPASRDEPTPGGYLPPRGLPDKSPVNGTDAAPTKTLGAPAPTNYNRYVPKPYTSSARPFERKFESPKFNHNLLPNDTQVKTELLTKPSVVSSSGGKPQLSPQPLDHDSGLDTFTRTMDNRPKYQHNNINAIPKAIPVSPSALDDDDEDEGHTVVATARGIFNCNGGVLSSIETGVSIIIPQGAIPESVEQEIYFKVCRDNSILPPLDKEKGETLLSPLVMCGPHGLKFLKPVELRLPHCASMTPDGWSFALKSSDSSSGDPKTWQNKSLPGDPNYLVGANCVSVLIDHF, from the exons TGTGCAGCAATGGAGGAGACTGTCATTTGGGAACAGCACACAGTTACACTACACAGG GCACCAGGGTTTGGCTTCGGGATAGCCATATCAGGAGGTCGGGATAACCCTCATTTTCAGAGTGGCGAGACCTCCATTGTCATCTCAGACGTGCTGAAAGGAGGCCCAGCGGAAGGCCTACTGCA GGAAAATGACAGAGTCGTTATGGTCAATGCCGTCTCCATGGACAATGTGGAGCACGCGTACGCAGTCCAGCAGCTTCGTAAAAGTGGGAAAATTGCCAAAATT ACAATCAGACGGAAGAGGAAGGTGCATGTCCCCATGGGCCGCCTAGGAGAGAGGGAAACTATGTCAGAGCACGACGAAGAAGAGGACAGCTACGATGAAGAGATATACGAGACACGGAGCGGACGCAGCGGTGCTTACAGCGGCGTGGGCGGGGCCGTGGGTAGGCGCAGTGGCCGGAGCAGTGGGCGAAGGGATCGGGAACGTGAGCGCAGCGGCTCGCGGGAGAGGAGTCTCTCCCCACGCTCAGACCGCCGCTCACACAACCTGCCTCCGCGTCCTGCCAAGGTCACGCTTGTCAAATCCCGCAAAAATGAAG CAGAATATGGCCTGCGCCTGGCCAGCCACATCTTTGTCAAGGACATTTCCCCCGAGAGCCTGGCAGCCAGGGACGGCAACATCCAGGAAGGGGATGTTGTACTGAAG ATCAATGGCACAGTGACAGAGAACCTCTCCTTGATAGACGCCAAGAAGCTGATAGAAAGGTCAAAGGGCAAGCTAAAAATGGTTGTTCAGAGGGACGAGAGGGCAACCCTGCTGAACATCCCTGACCTCGATGACAGCATTCCCTCAGCCAACGCCTCTGACAGAGACG ACATTTCAGATATCCATTCTCTGGCATCTGACCATTCCAATCGATCGCATGACAGACATCGTAGCAGCCGCTCCCGCTCTCCAGACAGGCGATCTGAACCCTCAGACCACTCCAGACACTCGCCCCCACAAATCAGCAATAGCAG TCACAGAAGTCGTGATGACGAACGGCTCTCAAAGCCGGCGTCGACGCCAGCGAAGCTAGCAGAGGAGGTTCCTCTACCCAAACCGAAGGAGTCGACCATtgccagagaggagaaacagctcCCGCCACTCCCAG agCCCAAGCCAGTGTATGCTCAGCCTGGACAGCCAGATGTAGACCTGCCAGTCAGTCCTTCTGATGCCCCTGTGCCAAGTGCTGCCCATGATGATAGCATTCTGCG GCCGAGCATGAAACTGGTGAAGTTCAAGAAGGGGGAGAGCGTGGGACTGCGTCTGGCTGGAGGGAATGACGTGGGCATCTTTGTAGCCGGAGTGCTGGAGGATAGCCCAGCTGCTAAGGAGGGCCTGGAGGAGGGTGACCAAATTCTCAGG GTAAACAATGTAGATTTTGCAAACATAATCCGAGAGGAGGCAGTGCTGTTCCTCCTGGACCTTCCTAAAGGTGAAGAGGTCACCATTCTGGCCCAGAAGAAGAAAGATG TATATCGGCGGATCGTGGAGTCAGATGTCGGCGATTCCTTCTACATCCGGACGCACTTTGAGTATGAGAAGGAATCTCCCTATGGGTTAAGCTTTAACAAGGGTGAGGTGTTCCGTGTGGTGGACACCCTCTACAACGGCAAGCTGGGCTCCTGGCTGGCTATTCGCATCGGCAAGAACCACCAAGAGGTGGAGAGGGGCATCATCCCCAACAAAAACAG AGCGGAGCAGCTCTCCAGCGTGCAATACACTCTCCCCAAAACAGCAGGTGGCGACAGGGCCGACTTCTGGAGGTTCCGCGGTCTTCGCAGCTCGAAGAGGAACCTgaggaagagcagagaagaCCTCTCCTCCCAGCCAGTCCAAACAAAGTTCCCAGCTTATGAAAGAGTCGTACTAAGAGAGG CTGGTTTCCTGAGGCCAGTTGTAATTTTTGGACCCATTGCTGATGTCGCTCGAGAAAAACTCTCCAGAGAAGAGCCAGATCTTTTTGAACTTGCAA AGAGTGAACCAAGAGATGCAGGAACAGACCAGCGTAGTTCAGGAATCATTCGTCTTCACACCATAAAGCAGATCATTGACAGA GACAAACATGCTGTTCTGGACATCACTCCAAATGCTGTGGACAGGCTGAACTATGCTCAGTGGTACCCGATTGTAGTCTTCCTAAATCCTGATAATAAGCAGGGTGTGAAGAACATGAGGACCAGACTGTGTCCAGAGTCCAGGAAGAGCGCCAGGAAGCTCTATGAGCGAGCCATCAAACTGAGGAAGAATAATCACCACCTGTTCACCA CCACCATCAACTTGAACAATATGAATGATGGTTGGTACGGAGCTCTGAAAGAAACAATCCAGCAACAGCAGAACCAGTTGGTGTGGGTGTCAGAGGGCAAG gcGGATGGTACTACAGAGGATGACTTGGATATCCACGATGACCGTCTGTCCTACCTGTCAGCGCCAGGTAGTGAATACTCCATGTATAGCACAGACAGCCGCCACACTTCAGACTatgaggacacagacacagagggtGGAGCGTACACAGACCAGGAGCTTGATGAGACTTTGAATGATGAAGTGGGCCTGCCCACGGAGCCCGCCATCACACGCTCTTCAGAGCCTGTGCGAGAAGACCCACCTGTAATTCAGGACACCCCTGGTTACCCTGGATACCAGCACCCTGTGCAGCCTGACCCAGCCAGTCGCATAGACCCAGCTGGGTTCAAGATGGCTGCGCCACAGCAG CAAGATGAGGCGGCTCTGCCCATGCCCTCGTTGCCTCCGACGGTGGTAGCGCCCCCTGCTGTTGAGCAGCCTGTACAGCTAGAGGGTATGCACCTAGAGGAGCCGCCTGCTGCAGCCGCAGCTCCTCAGGCTGACTCACTTAGCAGCCCCAGCCCTGCCCCTGAGCTTATtcagcccccaccaccaccacacgAACCCCACCCGTCTGGACCGTCTGGTCCAGAACCAAAG ATGTACAAGAAAGATCTGTACAATATGGAGGACCCTGTGCGAATCAACCATGGCCTGAAGCAGTCTATGGGCTACAGTCACCAGCCGCCGTACCAGGACAAACAGCCATACCGCGAATACGACCACCCGCCTTACGGATATGACGGAGGCGGCTACGCAGAACCAAAGCCTCACAACACTGACTCTCACCTGCACTACGACAACCGTGTGCCTCATTACAACGAACAGTGGCCCCCCTATGACCAGCAGACCTCGTCCTCCCAGCCCACAGGGTACCAGACGGGCCACCAGCAACCCATGGGCTATAACCCCCGGTCCTCCTATGAGGATGGACCAGGGAGGGACTACAGCCCCCCTCAGCCGCGTTATGATGAGGCCTCACCAGTGGGCTACGATGGCAGACCACGCCACAGTAAACCTGGGCCCATTCGTTATGATgagcccccgcccccgcccccagCAGGCTACGATGCCCGCTCTCCTTATGAGGCAGAACCTCATGGCTTCCCCATTAATTCACCTCGATCACCGGAGCCGCCAAAGCAGTATTACGGTGACTCTGGTCTGAGGCCCACCTACATCCCTGGGCCTCCAAACCGGGGCTATAAGCCAGGGATACATGACCCTATGATAAACTCTGAATCCACCATTCCCCCTCCTAAACCGGAGACCCTGCCCTCCCCAGGTGAGCCAGCGATCACTCCAGGCTCCAAACCACTCCCTCCTCCACCCAGGGAAGACCCGGATGAGGACCCGGCCATGAAACCACAGTCAGTTCTCAACAGAGTCAAGATGTTTGAGAATAAACGGTCTGTTTCCATGGACAGGGCTAAAGAGGGAGGAGAGTCATCAGTACTCAGG cCTGCAGATGTTCCTAAACCTGTGAGTGCACCTGGCCCAGTCCTCAAAGCTAATTCCCTCAGCAACCTGGAGCAGGAGAAGTCCACCTATAG GGCTCCTGAGCCACAGAAGCCCCATACTAAACCTCTGGATGATGTAGTGCGTTCCAACCACTATGACCcagatgaggatgaagagtACTACAGGAAGCAGTTGTCCTACTTTGATCGCCGTAGCTTTGACAGCAAAGCCATGGGCCAGCCTGCCCCTGGCGTCAACCGCTTCCATGATCTGCCCAAACCAGCTCAGCTGTCCTACCCGTACAACAG AGTTGAGTCTGTAGAGAAGGTGAGTCCAGTGGAGAAAAGATATGAGCCTCTGCCCCAGATCAGCCCCTCCTCTCAGTATGGGCCCCCTGCCTCCACCATCCCACCCAACACACTGCCCAAACTCAGCCCTAATGACG CTAACTCCATACCTGAACCGTTGACCTCACCCAATCCTAAACCTGAGCTGGCAGCTCTCAGGCCAGCCAGCAGGGACGAACCCACACCAGGTGGCTACCTGCCCCCGAGGGGCCTCCCCGACAAATCCCCAGTCAATGGCACTGATGCAGCACCCACTAAGACGCTCGGTGCTCCAGCTCCAACTAACTATAACCGCTACGTCCCCAAGCCTTACACCAGCTCAGCCCGGCCCTTTGAGCGCAAGTTCGAGAGCCCCAAGTTCAACCACAACCTGCTGCCCAACGACACACAAGTGAAGACAGAACTCCTCACTAAGCCCAGTGTGGtgagcagcagtggagggaAGCCTCAGCTGTCACCACAGCCCCTGGATCATGACAGCGGCCTGGACACCTTCACACGCACTATGGACAACAGGCCCAAATACCAGCACAATAACATCAACGCCATCCCCAAGGCCATCCCTGTAAG CCCCAGCGCACTGGACGATGACGACGAAGATGAAGGACACACGGTGGTGGCCACCGCCCGGGGGATCTTCAACTGTAATGGAGGGGTCCTGAGCTCCATCGAGACAGGCGTCAGCATCATCATCCCCCAGGGTGCCATCCCTGAGAGCGTGGAGCAGGAGATTTACTTCAAGGTGTGCCGGGACAACAGCATCCTGCCCCCCCTCGACAAGGAGAAAG gagAAACGCTGCTAAGTCCGCTGGTGATGTGTGGCCCTCATGGACTCAAGTTCCTGAAGCCGGTGGAGCTGCGCTTACCTCACTGTGCGTCCATGACCCCTGATGGTTGGTCTTTTGCTCTAAAATCCTCCGACTCCTCGTCGG GTGATCCCAAAACATGGCAGAACAAATCTCTCCCTGGAGATCCAAACTACCTGGTGGGTGCAAACTGTGTATCTGTGCTCATTGACCACTTCTGA
- the tjp1b gene encoding tight junction protein ZO-1 isoform X3: protein MITCAFLWVGFLVAVDSTMVNYQKYITVMQLALGVTASNKEHCLPPRKRMWHTKREGAEGRHEVPHNAIHPSPTAGSITAASSVSTIQGKPSLRRIKGRIHRSKSLDSIDLLDSNCAAMEETVIWEQHTVTLHRAPGFGFGIAISGGRDNPHFQSGETSIVISDVLKGGPAEGLLQENDRVVMVNAVSMDNVEHAYAVQQLRKSGKIAKITIRRKRKVHVPMGRLGERETMSEHDEEEDSYDEEIYETRSGRSGAYSGVGGAVGRRSGRSSGRRDRERERSGSRERSLSPRSDRRSHNLPPRPAKVTLVKSRKNEAEYGLRLASHIFVKDISPESLAARDGNIQEGDVVLKINGTVTENLSLIDAKKLIERSKGKLKMVVQRDERATLLNIPDLDDSIPSANASDRDDISDIHSLASDHSNRSHDRHRSSRSRSPDRRSEPSDHSRHSPPQISNSSHRSRDDERLSKPASTPAKLAEEVPLPKPKESTIAREEKQLPPLPEPKPVYAQPGQPDVDLPVSPSDAPVPSAAHDDSILRPSMKLVKFKKGESVGLRLAGGNDVGIFVAGVLEDSPAAKEGLEEGDQILRVNNVDFANIIREEAVLFLLDLPKGEEVTILAQKKKDVYRRIVESDVGDSFYIRTHFEYEKESPYGLSFNKGEVFRVVDTLYNGKLGSWLAIRIGKNHQEVERGIIPNKNRAEQLSSVQYTLPKTAGGDRADFWRFRGLRSSKRNLRKSREDLSSQPVQTKFPAYERVVLREAGFLRPVVIFGPIADVAREKLSREEPDLFELAKSEPRDAGTDQRSSGIIRLHTIKQIIDRDKHAVLDITPNAVDRLNYAQWYPIVVFLNPDNKQGVKNMRTRLCPESRKSARKLYERAIKLRKNNHHLFTTTINLNNMNDGWYGALKETIQQQQNQLVWVSEGKADGTTEDDLDIHDDRLSYLSAPGSEYSMYSTDSRHTSDYEDTDTEGGAYTDQELDETLNDEVGLPTEPAITRSSEPVREDPPVIQDTPGYPGYQHPVQPDPASRIDPAGFKMAAPQQQDEAALPMPSLPPTVVAPPAVEQPVQLEGMHLEEPPAAAAAPQADSLSSPSPAPELIQPPPPPHEPHPSGPSGPEPKMYKKDLYNMEDPVRINHGLKQSMGYSHQPPYQDKQPYREYDHPPYGYDGGGYAEPKPHNTDSHLHYDNRVPHYNEQWPPYDQQTSSSQPTGYQTGHQQPMGYNPRSSYEDGPGRDYSPPQPRYDEASPVGYDGRPRHSKPGPIRYDEPPPPPPAGYDARSPYEAEPHGFPINSPRSPEPPKQYYGDSGLRPTYIPGPPNRGYKPGIHDPMINSESTIPPPKPETLPSPGEPAITPGSKPLPPPPREDPDEDPAMKPQSVLNRVKMFENKRSVSMDRAKEGGESSVLRPADVPKPVSAPGPVLKANSLSNLEQEKSTYRAPEPQKPHTKPLDDVVRSNHYDPDEDEEYYRKQLSYFDRRSFDSKAMGQPAPGVNRFHDLPKPAQLSYPYNRVESVEKVSPVEKRYEPLPQISPSSQYGPPASTIPPNTLPKLSPNDANSIPEPLTSPNPKPELAALRPASRDEPTPGGYLPPRGLPDKSPVNGTDAAPTKTLGAPAPTNYNRYVPKPYTSSARPFERKFESPKFNHNLLPNDTQVKTELLTKPSVVSSSGGKPQLSPQPLDHDSGLDTFTRTMDNRPKYQHNNINAIPKAIPVSPSALDDDDEDEGHTVVATARGIFNCNGGVLSSIETGVSIIIPQGAIPESVEQEIYFKVCRDNSILPPLDKEKGETLLSPLVMCGPHGLKFLKPVELRLPHCASMTPDGDPKTWQNKSLPGDPNYLVGANCVSVLIDHF, encoded by the exons TGTGCAGCAATGGAGGAGACTGTCATTTGGGAACAGCACACAGTTACACTACACAGG GCACCAGGGTTTGGCTTCGGGATAGCCATATCAGGAGGTCGGGATAACCCTCATTTTCAGAGTGGCGAGACCTCCATTGTCATCTCAGACGTGCTGAAAGGAGGCCCAGCGGAAGGCCTACTGCA GGAAAATGACAGAGTCGTTATGGTCAATGCCGTCTCCATGGACAATGTGGAGCACGCGTACGCAGTCCAGCAGCTTCGTAAAAGTGGGAAAATTGCCAAAATT ACAATCAGACGGAAGAGGAAGGTGCATGTCCCCATGGGCCGCCTAGGAGAGAGGGAAACTATGTCAGAGCACGACGAAGAAGAGGACAGCTACGATGAAGAGATATACGAGACACGGAGCGGACGCAGCGGTGCTTACAGCGGCGTGGGCGGGGCCGTGGGTAGGCGCAGTGGCCGGAGCAGTGGGCGAAGGGATCGGGAACGTGAGCGCAGCGGCTCGCGGGAGAGGAGTCTCTCCCCACGCTCAGACCGCCGCTCACACAACCTGCCTCCGCGTCCTGCCAAGGTCACGCTTGTCAAATCCCGCAAAAATGAAG CAGAATATGGCCTGCGCCTGGCCAGCCACATCTTTGTCAAGGACATTTCCCCCGAGAGCCTGGCAGCCAGGGACGGCAACATCCAGGAAGGGGATGTTGTACTGAAG ATCAATGGCACAGTGACAGAGAACCTCTCCTTGATAGACGCCAAGAAGCTGATAGAAAGGTCAAAGGGCAAGCTAAAAATGGTTGTTCAGAGGGACGAGAGGGCAACCCTGCTGAACATCCCTGACCTCGATGACAGCATTCCCTCAGCCAACGCCTCTGACAGAGACG ACATTTCAGATATCCATTCTCTGGCATCTGACCATTCCAATCGATCGCATGACAGACATCGTAGCAGCCGCTCCCGCTCTCCAGACAGGCGATCTGAACCCTCAGACCACTCCAGACACTCGCCCCCACAAATCAGCAATAGCAG TCACAGAAGTCGTGATGACGAACGGCTCTCAAAGCCGGCGTCGACGCCAGCGAAGCTAGCAGAGGAGGTTCCTCTACCCAAACCGAAGGAGTCGACCATtgccagagaggagaaacagctcCCGCCACTCCCAG agCCCAAGCCAGTGTATGCTCAGCCTGGACAGCCAGATGTAGACCTGCCAGTCAGTCCTTCTGATGCCCCTGTGCCAAGTGCTGCCCATGATGATAGCATTCTGCG GCCGAGCATGAAACTGGTGAAGTTCAAGAAGGGGGAGAGCGTGGGACTGCGTCTGGCTGGAGGGAATGACGTGGGCATCTTTGTAGCCGGAGTGCTGGAGGATAGCCCAGCTGCTAAGGAGGGCCTGGAGGAGGGTGACCAAATTCTCAGG GTAAACAATGTAGATTTTGCAAACATAATCCGAGAGGAGGCAGTGCTGTTCCTCCTGGACCTTCCTAAAGGTGAAGAGGTCACCATTCTGGCCCAGAAGAAGAAAGATG TATATCGGCGGATCGTGGAGTCAGATGTCGGCGATTCCTTCTACATCCGGACGCACTTTGAGTATGAGAAGGAATCTCCCTATGGGTTAAGCTTTAACAAGGGTGAGGTGTTCCGTGTGGTGGACACCCTCTACAACGGCAAGCTGGGCTCCTGGCTGGCTATTCGCATCGGCAAGAACCACCAAGAGGTGGAGAGGGGCATCATCCCCAACAAAAACAG AGCGGAGCAGCTCTCCAGCGTGCAATACACTCTCCCCAAAACAGCAGGTGGCGACAGGGCCGACTTCTGGAGGTTCCGCGGTCTTCGCAGCTCGAAGAGGAACCTgaggaagagcagagaagaCCTCTCCTCCCAGCCAGTCCAAACAAAGTTCCCAGCTTATGAAAGAGTCGTACTAAGAGAGG CTGGTTTCCTGAGGCCAGTTGTAATTTTTGGACCCATTGCTGATGTCGCTCGAGAAAAACTCTCCAGAGAAGAGCCAGATCTTTTTGAACTTGCAA AGAGTGAACCAAGAGATGCAGGAACAGACCAGCGTAGTTCAGGAATCATTCGTCTTCACACCATAAAGCAGATCATTGACAGA GACAAACATGCTGTTCTGGACATCACTCCAAATGCTGTGGACAGGCTGAACTATGCTCAGTGGTACCCGATTGTAGTCTTCCTAAATCCTGATAATAAGCAGGGTGTGAAGAACATGAGGACCAGACTGTGTCCAGAGTCCAGGAAGAGCGCCAGGAAGCTCTATGAGCGAGCCATCAAACTGAGGAAGAATAATCACCACCTGTTCACCA CCACCATCAACTTGAACAATATGAATGATGGTTGGTACGGAGCTCTGAAAGAAACAATCCAGCAACAGCAGAACCAGTTGGTGTGGGTGTCAGAGGGCAAG gcGGATGGTACTACAGAGGATGACTTGGATATCCACGATGACCGTCTGTCCTACCTGTCAGCGCCAGGTAGTGAATACTCCATGTATAGCACAGACAGCCGCCACACTTCAGACTatgaggacacagacacagagggtGGAGCGTACACAGACCAGGAGCTTGATGAGACTTTGAATGATGAAGTGGGCCTGCCCACGGAGCCCGCCATCACACGCTCTTCAGAGCCTGTGCGAGAAGACCCACCTGTAATTCAGGACACCCCTGGTTACCCTGGATACCAGCACCCTGTGCAGCCTGACCCAGCCAGTCGCATAGACCCAGCTGGGTTCAAGATGGCTGCGCCACAGCAG CAAGATGAGGCGGCTCTGCCCATGCCCTCGTTGCCTCCGACGGTGGTAGCGCCCCCTGCTGTTGAGCAGCCTGTACAGCTAGAGGGTATGCACCTAGAGGAGCCGCCTGCTGCAGCCGCAGCTCCTCAGGCTGACTCACTTAGCAGCCCCAGCCCTGCCCCTGAGCTTATtcagcccccaccaccaccacacgAACCCCACCCGTCTGGACCGTCTGGTCCAGAACCAAAG ATGTACAAGAAAGATCTGTACAATATGGAGGACCCTGTGCGAATCAACCATGGCCTGAAGCAGTCTATGGGCTACAGTCACCAGCCGCCGTACCAGGACAAACAGCCATACCGCGAATACGACCACCCGCCTTACGGATATGACGGAGGCGGCTACGCAGAACCAAAGCCTCACAACACTGACTCTCACCTGCACTACGACAACCGTGTGCCTCATTACAACGAACAGTGGCCCCCCTATGACCAGCAGACCTCGTCCTCCCAGCCCACAGGGTACCAGACGGGCCACCAGCAACCCATGGGCTATAACCCCCGGTCCTCCTATGAGGATGGACCAGGGAGGGACTACAGCCCCCCTCAGCCGCGTTATGATGAGGCCTCACCAGTGGGCTACGATGGCAGACCACGCCACAGTAAACCTGGGCCCATTCGTTATGATgagcccccgcccccgcccccagCAGGCTACGATGCCCGCTCTCCTTATGAGGCAGAACCTCATGGCTTCCCCATTAATTCACCTCGATCACCGGAGCCGCCAAAGCAGTATTACGGTGACTCTGGTCTGAGGCCCACCTACATCCCTGGGCCTCCAAACCGGGGCTATAAGCCAGGGATACATGACCCTATGATAAACTCTGAATCCACCATTCCCCCTCCTAAACCGGAGACCCTGCCCTCCCCAGGTGAGCCAGCGATCACTCCAGGCTCCAAACCACTCCCTCCTCCACCCAGGGAAGACCCGGATGAGGACCCGGCCATGAAACCACAGTCAGTTCTCAACAGAGTCAAGATGTTTGAGAATAAACGGTCTGTTTCCATGGACAGGGCTAAAGAGGGAGGAGAGTCATCAGTACTCAGG cCTGCAGATGTTCCTAAACCTGTGAGTGCACCTGGCCCAGTCCTCAAAGCTAATTCCCTCAGCAACCTGGAGCAGGAGAAGTCCACCTATAG GGCTCCTGAGCCACAGAAGCCCCATACTAAACCTCTGGATGATGTAGTGCGTTCCAACCACTATGACCcagatgaggatgaagagtACTACAGGAAGCAGTTGTCCTACTTTGATCGCCGTAGCTTTGACAGCAAAGCCATGGGCCAGCCTGCCCCTGGCGTCAACCGCTTCCATGATCTGCCCAAACCAGCTCAGCTGTCCTACCCGTACAACAG AGTTGAGTCTGTAGAGAAGGTGAGTCCAGTGGAGAAAAGATATGAGCCTCTGCCCCAGATCAGCCCCTCCTCTCAGTATGGGCCCCCTGCCTCCACCATCCCACCCAACACACTGCCCAAACTCAGCCCTAATGACG CTAACTCCATACCTGAACCGTTGACCTCACCCAATCCTAAACCTGAGCTGGCAGCTCTCAGGCCAGCCAGCAGGGACGAACCCACACCAGGTGGCTACCTGCCCCCGAGGGGCCTCCCCGACAAATCCCCAGTCAATGGCACTGATGCAGCACCCACTAAGACGCTCGGTGCTCCAGCTCCAACTAACTATAACCGCTACGTCCCCAAGCCTTACACCAGCTCAGCCCGGCCCTTTGAGCGCAAGTTCGAGAGCCCCAAGTTCAACCACAACCTGCTGCCCAACGACACACAAGTGAAGACAGAACTCCTCACTAAGCCCAGTGTGGtgagcagcagtggagggaAGCCTCAGCTGTCACCACAGCCCCTGGATCATGACAGCGGCCTGGACACCTTCACACGCACTATGGACAACAGGCCCAAATACCAGCACAATAACATCAACGCCATCCCCAAGGCCATCCCTGTAAG CCCCAGCGCACTGGACGATGACGACGAAGATGAAGGACACACGGTGGTGGCCACCGCCCGGGGGATCTTCAACTGTAATGGAGGGGTCCTGAGCTCCATCGAGACAGGCGTCAGCATCATCATCCCCCAGGGTGCCATCCCTGAGAGCGTGGAGCAGGAGATTTACTTCAAGGTGTGCCGGGACAACAGCATCCTGCCCCCCCTCGACAAGGAGAAAG gagAAACGCTGCTAAGTCCGCTGGTGATGTGTGGCCCTCATGGACTCAAGTTCCTGAAGCCGGTGGAGCTGCGCTTACCTCACTGTGCGTCCATGACCCCTGATG GTGATCCCAAAACATGGCAGAACAAATCTCTCCCTGGAGATCCAAACTACCTGGTGGGTGCAAACTGTGTATCTGTGCTCATTGACCACTTCTGA